Proteins from a single region of Orcinus orca chromosome 20, mOrcOrc1.1, whole genome shotgun sequence:
- the LOC101284626 gene encoding LOW QUALITY PROTEIN: zinc finger protein 883-like (The sequence of the model RefSeq protein was modified relative to this genomic sequence to represent the inferred CDS: deleted 2 bases in 1 codon), whose amino-acid sequence MAAAALTDPAQGSVTFEDVAVYFSCEEWCLLDEVQIHLYLDVMLENFALVCMLGSWRGVDEETPSEENICVEGVSQIRTPRAGSSPEKAQPCKMCVPVLRDILHLAEEQGANRGQKAYTCGACGKQFYFTANLQQHRKQHIREKPFRCDVRRLAFLKSFTVYTSGNLSVYSEIGKKLAANMGLQQQATNIRKEQNNSHECEAVFHSGTIHRSWGEGRKSSSHTDMYERVITSEAFCECSKCGKACTQSCNLMQHQRVHTGEKPYECSECGKSFSRSHHLSVHRKIHTGEKPYACKKCAKSFLQRSSFIQHLRVHTGEKHYECSECGKSFSKKSNFLQHKRVHTGERPYECSECGKSFIHRCQLFIHQRVHTGERPYECSECGKSFIHRCQLLIHQRVHTGERPYECSECGKSFTVRSVLQNHQRIHTGERPYECSQCEKSFIHRCQLLIHQRVHTGERPYECSECGKSFTARSALQNHQRIHTGERPYECSQCGKSFIHRCQLLIHQRVHTGERPYECSQCGKSFTARSGLQNHQRIHTGERPYECSQCGKSFIHRCQLLIHQRVHTGERPYECNECGKSFTARSALQNHQRVHTGERPYECSECGKSFIHRCHLLIHQSSHRRKAL is encoded by the exons ATGGCGGCGGCTGCGCTGACGGACCCGGCTCAG GGCAGTGTGACCTTTGAGGATGTGGCCGTGTACTTCTCCTGCGAGGAATGGTGTCTTCTTGATGAGGTTCAGATACACCTGTATCTTGATGTCATGCTGGAGAACTTTGCCCTTGTCTGCATGCTGG GTTCTTGGCGTGGAGTCGATGAAGAGACACCTTCTGAAGAGAACATATGTGTGGAGGGAGTTTCACAGATTAGGACCCCCAGGGCAGGTTCATCTCCTGAGAAGGCCCAGCCCTGTAAGATGTGCGTCCCAGTCTTGAGAGACATTTTGCACTTGGCTGAAGAGCAGGGAGCAAATAGGGGCCAGAAAGCATACACATGTGGGGCATGTGGGAAACAGTTCTATTTCACTGCAAACCTTCAACAGCACCGGAAGCAGCACATTAGAGAGAAACCTTTCCGATGTGATGTGAGGAGACTTGCATTTCTGAAGAGCTTCACAGTCTACACATCAGGGAATCTCTCTGTGTACAGTGAAATTGGAAAGAAATTAGCAGCCAACATGGGACTTCAGCAACAGGCCACTAATATCAGGAAGGAACAAAACAACAGTCATGAGTGTGAAGCTGTTTTTCACAGTGGAACAATTCATCGgagctggggagaaggcagaaaaTCCTCCAGCCACACAGATATGTATGAGAGAGTCATCACTAGTGAAGCGTTTTGTGAGTGCAGCAAATGTGGGAAAGCCTGCACCCAAAGTTGTAATCTTATGCAGCACcagagagttcacactggagagaagccttATGAGTGCAGCGAATGTGGAAAATCCTTTAGCCGAAGCCACCACCTCAGTGTGCATAGGAAGATCCACACCGGAGAGAAGCCTTATGCATGCAAGAAATGTGCTAAATCTTTTCTCCAAAGGTCCAGCTTCATTCAACATCTgagagttcacactggagaaaagcattatgaatgcagtgaatgtggaaaaTCTTTTAGCAAAAAGTCCAATTTCCTTCAACATAAGAGAGTTCatactggagaaaggccttatgagtgcagtgaatgtgggaaatcctttATCCATAGATGTCAACTTTTTATACACCAGAGAgttcacacaggagaaaggccttatgagtgcagtgaatgtgggaaatcctttATTCATAGATGTCAACTTCTTATACACCAGAGAgttcacacaggagaaaggccttatgagtgcagtgaatgtgggaaatcttttacAGTTAGGTCTGTCCTGCAAaatcatcagagaattcatactggagagaggccttatgagtgcagccAATGTGAGAAATCCTTTATCCATAGATGTCAACTTCTTATACACCAGAGAGTTCACACAGGAGAAAGaccttatgagtgcagtgaatgtgggaaatcttttacAGCTAGGTCTGCCCTCCAAaatcatcagagaattcatactggagagaggccttatgagtgcagccAATGTGGGAAATCCTTTATCCATAGATGTCAACTTCTTATACACCAGAGAgttcacacaggagaaaggccttatgagtgcagccaatgtgggaaatcttttacAGCTAGGTCTGGCCTCCAAaatcatcagagaattcatactggagaaagACCTTATGAATGCAGCCAATGTGGGAAATCCTTTATTCATAGATGTCAACTTCTTATACACcagagagttcacactggagaaaggccttatgagtgcaatGAATGCGGGAAATCTTTTACAGCTAGGTCTGCCCTCCAAAATCATCAGAGAgttcacacaggagaaaggccttatgagtgcagtgaatgtggaaaaTCCTTTATTCATAGATGTCACCTTCTTATACACCAG Agttcacacaggagaaaggccttatga
- the LOC101284625 gene encoding zinc finger protein 211-like codes for MAAPALRDQAQGSVTFEDVAVYFSWEEWCLLDEVQIHLYLDVMLENFALVCMLGSWHRVEDEETPSEQSVSAGVSQIRTSSAGSSPEKAQPCKMCLPVLRDILHLAEEQGTNRGQKAYTCGACGKQFYFTANLQEHQKQHIREKPFSCDMGRPAFFKSCTIHATGNLSTYMEIGNNYVAKIGLQKQVTNTRKKLNNSKVCEAVFDSGKCHHSCGEGNKFSSHTEILVQSETVLTCERFCECSNCEKACTQRSNHSQHQKVHTGERSYECSQCGKFFTHKSSFLTHQRVHSGERPYECSECGKSFTTRSGLYYHLRVHTGERPYECSECGKSFSNRSILCNHQRVHSGEKPFECSECGKFFSRNGHLSAHKKVHTGEKPYECNKCGKFFTAKTSLHYHQRIHSGEKPYECSQCGKSFTTSSGFYYHQRVHSGERPYECSECGKSFTSSSGLYYHQRVHSGERPYECSECGKSFTTSSALYYHQRVHSGERPYECSECGKCFTGSSSLNRHQRVHSGERPYECIACGKCFSIISDLYVHQRIHTGERPYKCNECGKSFTDTSSLRRHQRVHTGERPYECTECGKCFSRRQLLYIHRKIHTGEKPCE; via the exons GGCAGTGTGACCTTTGAGGATGTTGCCGTGTACTTCTCCTGGGAGGAATGGTGTCTTCTTGATGAGGTTCAGATACACCTGTACCTTGATGTCATGCTGGAGAACTTTGCACTTGTATGCATGCTGG gTTCTTGGCACCGGGTCGAGGATGAAGAGACACCCTCTGAACAGAGCGTATCTGCAGGAGTGTCACAGATCAGGACTTCCAGCGCAGGTTCATCTCCTGAGAAGGCCCAGCCCTGTAAGATGTGCCTCCCAGTCTTGAGAGACATTTTGCACTTGGCTGAAGAGCAAGGAACAAATAGGGGGCAGAAAGCATACACATGTGGGGCATGTGGGAAACAGTTCTATTTCACTGCAAACCTTCAAGAGCACCAGAAGCAGCACATTAGAGAGAAACCCTTCAGCTGTGATATGGGGAGACCCGCATTTTTCAAAAGCTGCACAATCCATGCAACAGGGAATCTCTCTACCTACATGGAGATTGGGAACAACTATGTGGCCAAAATTGGACTTCAGAAACAGGTTACTAATACCAGGAAGAAACTGAACAACAGTAAGGTGTGTGAAGCTGTTTTTGACAGTGGAAAATGTCATCACAGCTGTGGAGAAGGCAACAAATTCTCCAGCCACACAGAAATACTTGTTCAGTCTGAGACAGTCCTCACTTGTGAAAGGTTTTGTGAATGCAGCAACTGTGAGAAAGCCTGCACCCAAAGAAGTAACCATAGTCAGCACCAGAAggttcacactggagaaaggtcTTATGAATGCAGCCAATGTGGAAAATTTTTTACCCACAAATCTAGTTTCCTTACACATCAGAGAGTTCACAGTGgggaaaggccttatgagtgcagtgaatgtggaaaaTCTTTTACTACTAGGTCTGGCCTCTATTATCATCTGcgagttcacactggagaaaggccttatgagtgcagtgaatgtgggaaatcttttagTAATAGGTCAATCCTTTGTAATCATCAGAGAgttcacagtggagaaaagccttttgagtgcagtgaatgtgggaaattctTTAGCCGAAATGGACACCTTAGTGCCCATAAGAAAGTTCATACTGGAGAAAAGCCTTATGAATGCAATAAATGTGGAAAATTTTTTACTGCTAAGACGAGCCTTCATTACCATCAGCGAattcacagtggagaaaagccTTATGAGTGTAGTcaatgtgggaaatcttttacTACTAGCTCTGGTTTCTATTATCATCAGAGAGTTCAcagtggagaaaggccttatgagtgcagtgaatgtgggaaatcttttacTAGTAGTTCTGGTCTCTATTATCATCAGAGAGTTCAcagtggagaaaggccttatgagtgcagtgaatgtgggaaatcttttacTACTAGTTCTGCTCTCTATTATCATCAGAGAGTTCAcagtggagaaaggccttatgagtgcagtgaatgtgggaagtgTTTTACTGGTAGCTCGAGCCTTAATCGTCATCAGAGGGTTCAcagtggagaaaggccttatgagtgcattGCATGTGGGAAATGTTTTAGTATtatatctgatctttatgttcatcagagaattcacacaggaGAACGGCCTTATAAGTgcaatgaatgtgggaaatcttttacTGATACGTCAAGTCTTCGTCGTcatcagagagttcacactggagaaaggccttatgagtgtaCTGAATGTGGGAAATGCTTTAGCCGAAGACAGCTCCTCTATATCCATAGGAAAATCCACACTGGAGAAAAGCCTTGTGAGTGA